A single genomic interval of Picosynechococcus sp. PCC 7003 harbors:
- a CDS encoding response regulator, translated as MTQTPNAPIYHACSLTAIQRSILMVDDQPGYLELMAEVIEEYFPELDLQTAPDGEQAWQFLNQGQSPVPSTSESPWNWIYPSLIISDLNLPKISGVELLHRIKHDPYLQAIPVIIFSTSQAEQDILRCYQAQANCFITKPDNVDDFFSVVQQIIAFWLNLVALPHFPPQQIP; from the coding sequence TTGACCCAAACGCCAAACGCCCCCATCTACCATGCTTGTTCTTTGACGGCCATCCAACGCTCCATTTTGATGGTGGATGATCAACCTGGCTATCTAGAGTTGATGGCAGAAGTCATCGAAGAATATTTCCCAGAATTAGACCTCCAGACAGCCCCAGATGGGGAACAAGCCTGGCAGTTTCTCAACCAAGGACAATCCCCTGTCCCGTCGACATCTGAGAGCCCCTGGAATTGGATTTATCCATCGTTGATTATTTCAGACTTAAATTTGCCCAAAATATCCGGCGTCGAACTCCTCCATCGCATCAAACATGATCCTTATCTCCAGGCGATCCCCGTGATTATTTTCAGCACCTCCCAGGCCGAACAAGATATCTTGCGTTGCTACCAGGCCCAGGCAAATTGCTTCATCACGAAGCCTGATAACGTGGATGATTTCTTTAGCGTGGTGCAGCAAATCATTGCTTTTTGGTTAAATTTGGTGGCTTTACCCCATTTTCCGCCGCAACAGATCCCTTGA
- a CDS encoding RNA methyltransferase, which produces MLTSLQNPLVKEIRKLHQGRERQKRGYLLLEGTNLIEAAIAKGFTFETVLFTEAWQRKYPTLASQLKGDRQTLVSEEVLQKVATTVNPDGIVATLNQALISQTPPQTLQLGVAVERLQDPGNLGTIIRTATATAVDGLLLSHDSVNPSNPKVLRASVGAWFQTTPVVIPTFAEQLQRYRAQGVQIVATLPQATKTYWDIDWRQPSLILLGNEGAGLSPVIARLANETVQIPMGPGVESLNVAIACALMLYEARRQRDHQTLC; this is translated from the coding sequence ATGCTCACAAGTTTACAAAACCCACTGGTTAAGGAGATTCGGAAGCTGCACCAAGGGCGGGAGCGGCAGAAGCGGGGTTATTTACTACTCGAGGGGACAAATTTAATCGAGGCGGCGATCGCCAAGGGATTTACCTTTGAGACGGTACTGTTTACGGAAGCTTGGCAGAGGAAATATCCGACATTGGCCAGTCAACTCAAAGGCGATCGCCAAACCTTGGTTTCTGAAGAGGTGCTGCAAAAGGTAGCAACCACGGTGAATCCCGATGGCATCGTCGCAACCCTCAACCAAGCATTGATTTCCCAAACCCCACCCCAAACCCTCCAACTGGGGGTTGCAGTGGAGCGACTCCAAGATCCGGGTAACCTGGGGACGATTATTCGCACGGCCACGGCCACGGCGGTCGATGGTCTGTTACTGAGCCATGACAGCGTCAACCCCAGTAATCCGAAGGTGTTGCGGGCCTCGGTGGGGGCTTGGTTCCAGACGACGCCTGTGGTCATTCCCACCTTTGCTGAACAACTGCAACGGTATCGCGCCCAGGGGGTGCAGATTGTGGCTACCCTGCCCCAGGCGACCAAAACCTATTGGGATATCGACTGGCGACAACCGAGTTTGATTTTGTTGGGTAACGAAGGGGCTGGTTTATCCCCAGTGATCGCCCGCCTCGCCAACGAAACGGTACAGATTCCCATGGGGCCAGGGGTGGAATCGCTCAATGTGGCGATCGCCTGTGCGCTGATGCTCTATGAAGCCCGTCGCCAACGGGATCACCAAACTCTTTGCTAA
- the speB gene encoding agmatinase, giving the protein MSQFALQDFIGSEVERNYTESPVVILPIPYEATTTYRKGCEWGPDALLEASHQLECYDDELRRETCFDVGIFTHGAIADTRQNPELSAEEMLAVTSETTQNLLQDGKFVIALGGEHAITTGVVKGHLEFYQEPFTVVQIDAHADLRQSYEGSEHNHACIMRRVMDLGLPSLPVAIRSLCREEADLLAAKEIPVIWAWDMQNDPNWIDRAIANIKTEKVFLTIDLDGIDPTLIAGVGTPEPGGMDWYSTLRFLRRLFREKQVIGCDIMELAPLDDSVVSEYTAAKLVYKLIGYWYENR; this is encoded by the coding sequence ATGTCTCAATTTGCCTTACAAGATTTCATTGGTTCTGAAGTGGAACGGAATTACACCGAATCTCCGGTGGTTATTTTGCCCATTCCCTATGAAGCCACAACCACCTATCGCAAAGGGTGTGAATGGGGGCCGGATGCCTTGTTAGAAGCGTCCCACCAGTTGGAATGTTATGACGATGAGTTGCGCCGGGAAACTTGTTTTGATGTGGGGATTTTTACCCATGGGGCGATCGCCGATACACGCCAGAATCCCGAACTGTCCGCCGAGGAAATGTTAGCAGTCACCAGCGAGACTACCCAAAATCTGCTGCAAGATGGCAAATTTGTCATTGCCCTGGGGGGAGAACACGCCATCACCACAGGCGTTGTCAAAGGGCATCTGGAGTTTTACCAAGAACCCTTTACAGTGGTGCAAATTGACGCCCATGCAGATCTGCGCCAGAGCTACGAAGGCTCCGAACACAACCATGCTTGCATTATGCGACGGGTGATGGATTTGGGGTTGCCGAGTTTGCCTGTGGCGATCCGGAGTCTCTGTCGGGAAGAAGCGGATCTATTAGCCGCGAAAGAAATTCCTGTCATTTGGGCTTGGGATATGCAAAATGACCCCAACTGGATTGACAGGGCGATCGCCAATATTAAAACCGAAAAAGTCTTCCTCACCATTGACCTAGACGGCATTGATCCGACCCTCATCGCTGGTGTCGGCACTCCCGAACCCGGTGGCATGGATTGGTACAGCACCCTACGTTTCCTGCGTCGCCTGTTCCGGGAAAAACAGGTGATCGGCTGCGACATTATGGAACTGGCACCTCTAGATGACTCTGTAGTGTCTGAGTATACCGCCGCCAAGCTCGTGTATAAACTAATCGGCTACTGGTACGAAAATCGCTAA